A stretch of the Sulfurimonas sp. HSL3-1 genome encodes the following:
- a CDS encoding NifU family protein: MIPFTDEELYEPVKNVIEKVRPSLALDGGDIKLLGVKNGVVYVQLGGACVGCGSSGNTLKYGVERQLRMDIHPELSVVNLPMGMENQMDAV; this comes from the coding sequence ATGATCCCGTTTACAGATGAAGAACTGTACGAGCCGGTGAAGAACGTCATCGAAAAAGTCCGCCCCTCTCTGGCGCTGGACGGCGGTGATATCAAACTGCTGGGCGTCAAGAACGGCGTGGTCTACGTACAGCTCGGCGGGGCCTGCGTCGGGTGCGGGAGTTCGGGCAATACCCTAAAATACGGTGTCGAACGCCAGCTGCGCATGGATATTCACCCGGAACTCTCTGTCGTTAACCTGCCGATGGGCATGGAAAACCAGATGGACGCCGTATAG
- a CDS encoding aldo/keto reductase, whose translation MAEIGFGTYRVSDENPEHIEALRMAVTSGVRVIDTSTNYMDGGAERAIAKALRFMEDDAREKVQIVSKFGYIQGSTMARLEAGEQFEEVVEYAPHVFHCIHPDFMWDQLERSLERLQAASLECYLIHNPEYFLLDALNKGRQRSEVLDEMNERIYRAFVALEKAAAAGKIDGYGVSSNSFAKAATDLEFLPYEDLVALAIHAAESAGNAQNHFTTVQLPVNLLETEGLKCAAWAREHGLRVLTNRPLNAQHGQQMFRLAEYPPSPTYEAHLNELLQLCDHEALASLRNLVHQLDEVKHRFGWVGEYESFLYGQVMPHIRQVLEKLDEAERGALAQQLVLFLEAYGAAVAHECSLKVRDAVGAQLEGCDRPLQECALAFLVNRPEIDVVLLGMRKPRYVAAILEAFPAG comes from the coding sequence ATGGCGGAGATCGGTTTCGGCACCTACCGCGTCAGCGACGAGAACCCCGAACATATCGAGGCGTTGCGTATGGCGGTCACTTCGGGCGTCAGGGTTATCGATACCTCGACCAACTATATGGACGGCGGGGCGGAGCGTGCCATCGCAAAGGCGCTGCGTTTTATGGAGGACGACGCGCGGGAGAAGGTGCAGATCGTCAGTAAATTCGGCTACATCCAGGGGAGTACGATGGCGCGCCTGGAAGCGGGGGAGCAGTTCGAGGAGGTCGTCGAATACGCCCCGCACGTCTTCCACTGCATCCACCCCGATTTCATGTGGGACCAGCTGGAGCGTTCGCTGGAACGGCTGCAGGCCGCGTCGCTGGAGTGCTATCTGATCCACAACCCGGAGTATTTCCTGCTGGATGCCCTCAACAAAGGGCGGCAGCGTAGCGAAGTACTCGATGAGATGAACGAGCGGATCTATCGGGCATTCGTCGCGCTGGAAAAAGCCGCGGCTGCCGGAAAGATCGACGGCTACGGCGTCAGTTCGAACAGTTTTGCCAAAGCGGCGACGGACCTGGAGTTTCTCCCCTACGAAGACCTGGTGGCTCTGGCGATCCATGCGGCCGAAAGCGCGGGAAATGCCCAGAACCACTTTACAACGGTGCAGCTGCCGGTCAACCTGCTGGAGACGGAGGGGCTCAAGTGTGCGGCGTGGGCCAGGGAACACGGGCTTCGGGTATTGACGAACCGTCCCCTGAACGCCCAGCACGGTCAGCAGATGTTTCGGCTGGCGGAGTATCCCCCGTCACCGACATACGAAGCGCATCTCAACGAACTGCTCCAGCTGTGCGATCACGAAGCGTTGGCGTCGCTGCGCAACCTGGTACACCAGCTTGATGAAGTCAAACACCGATTCGGCTGGGTCGGCGAATATGAGTCGTTCCTCTACGGCCAGGTGATGCCGCACATCCGGCAGGTGCTTGAAAAACTCGACGAGGCCGAACGCGGTGCATTGGCGCAGCAACTGGTGCTCTTCCTGGAGGCCTACGGCGCCGCCGTCGCCCACGAATGCAGCCTGAAAGTACGCGATGCCGTCGGCGCGCAGCTGGAGGGGTGCGACCGTCCCCTGCAGGAGTGTGCCCTGGCCTTTTTGGTGAATCGGCCGGAGATCGACGTCGTACTGCTTGGCATGCGCAAACCACGTTATGTTGCCGCAATACTCGAAGCCTTCCCCGCAGGCTGA
- a CDS encoding FMN-binding glutamate synthase family protein: MDQLLDFIHGEYSFPIMAFLLQGSGAVLLLLALMTLVYDRYIQRENQLLINYPLVGRLRYVFYALRDPMRQYFGDEDFFDSFDKVKWVYNAAENKGLVSSFSPGQPLHGTRLTLKNANLVLNKEEVAEHLNVTFGSSVRFPFTAASVVGRSAMSDGAISPEGTKAFAWGAFLGNFPINTGEGSLTSNFLMTHRFDPKNCGYMEAERGTVFARSIYRLMRMVVNPAIAERVYRHMILAPKEEETYLFDPVSLNCYRIDWRAPMEAFPETVPGDLPDIIFQMGSGLYGVRDDEGEFDPERYRKVMRFCRMTEIKLAQGAKQTGGKLLAEKVTDAIAYYRGVEPYKDIFSPNRFPYAHTLEELFDFVGELKRLSEKPVGIKIVLASAEAFAPYAALIEVRLAAGSDAYPDFITVDGADGGSGAAPLAMMMSVGMTLHKALYVADRDLKRIGAREKVKIIASEKVLTPDDATLLLALGADYVGIARAFMMTAGCIRARECSGANGRHCPVGLATQDRKKRASFLIAQKAHRVANYHRHMIEGIRGLMAVMGVRTREELDHTRLSVRDGDGGRNRDIDAYFEAAVAG, encoded by the coding sequence ATGGATCAGCTCCTTGATTTCATCCACGGCGAATACTCCTTCCCCATCATGGCTTTCCTACTGCAGGGCAGCGGTGCGGTGTTGCTTCTGCTGGCCCTGATGACGCTGGTCTATGACCGCTATATCCAGCGCGAAAACCAGTTGCTTATCAACTACCCCCTTGTCGGGCGGCTGCGTTATGTCTTTTACGCCCTGCGGGACCCCATGCGCCAATACTTCGGTGACGAAGATTTTTTCGACTCCTTTGATAAGGTCAAATGGGTCTATAACGCGGCAGAGAACAAGGGACTCGTTTCCTCGTTCTCGCCGGGGCAGCCGCTGCACGGCACGCGCCTGACGCTCAAAAACGCCAATCTTGTCCTGAACAAAGAGGAGGTGGCGGAACATCTCAATGTGACTTTCGGCAGCAGCGTCCGGTTTCCCTTTACCGCAGCATCGGTCGTGGGTCGCTCGGCGATGAGCGACGGCGCCATCTCGCCGGAGGGGACGAAGGCGTTCGCCTGGGGAGCGTTTCTGGGCAATTTCCCTATCAATACGGGAGAGGGATCGCTGACGTCGAACTTTTTGATGACGCACCGGTTTGATCCGAAAAACTGCGGATACATGGAAGCGGAGAGGGGGACCGTCTTTGCCCGGAGCATCTACCGTCTGATGCGCATGGTCGTCAATCCGGCTATCGCCGAGCGGGTCTACCGCCATATGATCCTTGCACCGAAGGAGGAGGAGACCTATCTTTTCGACCCCGTATCACTTAACTGCTACCGCATCGACTGGAGAGCACCGATGGAGGCGTTTCCCGAGACCGTACCGGGGGACCTGCCCGATATTATTTTCCAGATGGGGAGCGGCCTGTACGGGGTGCGGGATGACGAGGGGGAATTCGATCCCGAACGGTACCGAAAGGTGATGCGTTTTTGCCGGATGACAGAGATCAAGCTCGCCCAGGGGGCGAAACAGACGGGAGGGAAGCTCCTGGCGGAGAAAGTGACCGACGCGATCGCCTATTACCGCGGCGTGGAGCCCTATAAAGACATCTTCAGTCCGAACCGTTTCCCCTATGCCCATACGCTCGAGGAGCTCTTCGACTTTGTCGGGGAGCTCAAGCGGCTGTCGGAGAAACCGGTCGGGATCAAGATCGTATTGGCCTCCGCCGAGGCATTCGCACCGTACGCGGCACTGATCGAGGTGCGGCTGGCGGCGGGCTCCGATGCCTATCCCGATTTTATTACCGTTGACGGCGCGGACGGGGGCAGCGGCGCCGCGCCGCTGGCAATGATGATGAGCGTCGGGATGACGCTGCACAAGGCACTCTACGTCGCCGATCGGGACCTGAAACGGATCGGTGCCCGTGAGAAGGTGAAGATCATTGCGAGTGAAAAGGTGCTGACCCCTGATGACGCGACCCTGCTGCTGGCCCTCGGTGCGGACTATGTCGGCATTGCGCGGGCTTTTATGATGACGGCAGGCTGTATCCGCGCCCGGGAGTGTTCGGGGGCCAACGGGCGACACTGCCCGGTGGGGCTGGCGACCCAGGACCGGAAAAAGCGGGCTTCCTTCCTCATCGCCCAGAAGGCGCACCGGGTGGCCAATTACCACCGTCATATGATCGAGGGGATCCGGGGGCTGATGGCGGTGATGGGCGTTCGAACACGCGAAGAGCTCGACCATACACGGCTGAGCGTGAGAGACGGCGACGGCGGGCGGAACCGGGACATTGATGCCTATTTCGAGGCGGCCGTCGCCGGATAG
- a CDS encoding DoxX family protein: MTPEGVVMRFGKFYGEFSRLGEYGGSLFLLAARWAVAVGFTEAAHLKWEAIDATAEWFGVLGYPFPLFTAYLVSSIEVTGVVLLALGLLTRLIAVPLMVIMVTAILTVHLPNGFECSKNGFEIPLYYFIFLGLFLSHGPGKYSLDHLIFKGN; the protein is encoded by the coding sequence ATGACACCCGAAGGAGTCGTGATGCGGTTCGGTAAGTTCTATGGCGAGTTTTCGCGGTTGGGCGAATACGGCGGCAGCCTTTTTCTGCTTGCTGCCCGTTGGGCGGTCGCCGTCGGTTTCACGGAGGCGGCCCACCTCAAATGGGAGGCGATCGATGCGACGGCGGAGTGGTTCGGGGTACTGGGGTACCCGTTCCCGCTTTTCACCGCCTACCTCGTCTCCTCCATCGAAGTGACGGGTGTCGTCCTGCTGGCTTTGGGGCTGCTGACCCGCCTCATCGCCGTGCCGCTGATGGTCATCATGGTAACGGCAATCCTGACGGTACACCTTCCCAACGGCTTTGAGTGCAGCAAAAACGGTTTCGAAATCCCGCTCTATTATTTCATTTTCCTTGGTCTTTTCCTCAGCCATGGACCCGGAAAATACAGCCTGGACCACCTGATTTTCAAAGGAAATTAG
- the rplQ gene encoding 50S ribosomal protein L17, translating into MRHRHGYRKLGRTSAHRAALLKNMSIALIENGKIETTLPKAKELRSYVEKLITTARKGDSNAHRAVFASLQSKEAVKKLMNEVAPEYKERNGGYTRIIKTRTRRGDAAPMAFVELV; encoded by the coding sequence ATGAGACATCGTCACGGATACCGCAAGCTCGGTCGTACGAGCGCACACCGCGCCGCCCTGCTGAAAAACATGAGCATTGCGTTGATCGAAAACGGAAAAATCGAAACGACGCTGCCGAAAGCGAAAGAGCTCCGCTCTTACGTTGAGAAGCTGATCACGACGGCACGCAAAGGTGACTCCAACGCGCACCGCGCCGTCTTCGCTTCCCTGCAGAGCAAAGAAGCGGTCAAAAAACTGATGAACGAAGTTGCACCGGAATACAAAGAGCGCAACGGCGGCTACACCCGCATCATCAAGACCAGAACACGCCGCGGCGACGCGGCTCCGATGGCTTTCGTCGAGCTGGTATAA
- a CDS encoding DNA-directed RNA polymerase subunit alpha, with product MKKIKTAPLLPEEFVVEQISDTEANVIAYPFETGYAVSLAHPLRRFLLSSSVGYAPIAIKIEGAKHEFDSVRGMLEDISDFIINLKSIRFKLKNDAKEATIDYSFVGPCEIKGSDLINDDVDVVTPDAFLATLNEDATLNFSLKIFQGIGYVPSEDIRDEIEEGYIALDAFFTPVRKATYAIQNVLVEDNPNFEKVVLNIVTDGQISPLDAFRNALNVMHAQMAVFSSEISIQSPATIERAEASEEIGKLTAPIEELGLSARSFNCLDRADLKYIGEIVLMSQNDLKNVKNLGKKSYDEIVEKLEEAGFQVGQEMSDETISVLKKKIESE from the coding sequence ATGAAAAAGATCAAAACAGCTCCGCTTCTGCCCGAAGAGTTCGTCGTCGAGCAGATCAGCGATACCGAAGCGAATGTCATTGCCTATCCGTTCGAGACAGGCTATGCGGTTTCACTGGCGCACCCGCTGCGCCGGTTCCTGCTGAGCAGCTCGGTAGGCTATGCGCCGATCGCGATCAAGATCGAGGGCGCCAAGCACGAGTTCGACTCTGTGCGCGGTATGCTCGAAGATATTTCTGACTTCATCATCAACCTCAAAAGCATCCGTTTCAAACTGAAAAACGATGCCAAAGAGGCGACGATCGATTACAGCTTCGTCGGACCGTGCGAGATCAAAGGAAGCGATCTGATCAATGACGACGTTGACGTTGTCACCCCGGACGCTTTTCTCGCGACGCTGAACGAAGACGCGACGCTGAACTTCTCGCTGAAGATCTTCCAGGGGATCGGTTACGTTCCGAGTGAAGACATCCGCGACGAGATCGAAGAGGGCTACATCGCCCTCGACGCGTTCTTTACGCCGGTCCGCAAAGCGACCTACGCGATTCAGAACGTCCTCGTCGAAGACAACCCGAACTTTGAGAAGGTTGTCCTGAACATCGTCACTGACGGTCAGATCAGCCCGCTGGACGCTTTCCGCAACGCCCTGAACGTCATGCATGCGCAGATGGCGGTCTTCAGCAGCGAGATCAGCATCCAGTCCCCGGCAACGATCGAGCGTGCGGAAGCTTCCGAAGAGATCGGCAAGCTGACGGCACCGATCGAAGAGCTCGGCCTCTCCGCGCGCAGCTTCAACTGCCTGGACCGCGCTGACCTGAAATACATCGGTGAGATCGTCCTGATGAGCCAGAATGACCTTAAAAACGTCAAGAACCTTGGCAAAAAATCGTATGACGAGATCGTTGAAAAGCTCGAAGAAGCCGGCTTCCAGGTCGGTCAGGAGATGAGCGACGAAACGATCAGCGTACTGAAAAAGAAAATTGAATCTGAATAA
- the rpsD gene encoding 30S ribosomal protein S4 produces the protein MARYRGPVEKIERRFGVSLNMKGERRLAGKSALDKRPYAPGQHGQRRKKVSEYGLQLNEKQKAKFMYGVSEKQMRSLFAEAKRREGNTGYNLINLLEQRLDNVVYRMGFASTRRFARQFVTHGHILVDGKRVDIASYRVKPGQKVEIREKSKNNVQVVRAIELTSQTGMAPWVDVDGEKKFGIFTRLPEREEVVIPVEERFIVELYSK, from the coding sequence ATGGCAAGATACAGAGGTCCAGTAGAAAAGATCGAAAGAAGATTCGGCGTCAGCCTCAACATGAAGGGCGAACGCCGCCTTGCAGGAAAATCTGCACTCGACAAACGTCCTTATGCTCCGGGTCAGCACGGCCAGCGCCGCAAGAAGGTCTCCGAGTACGGTCTGCAGCTCAACGAGAAGCAGAAAGCGAAGTTCATGTACGGTGTTTCCGAGAAGCAGATGCGTTCTCTCTTCGCCGAAGCAAAGCGTCGCGAAGGCAACACCGGTTACAACCTGATCAACCTGCTTGAGCAGCGCCTTGACAACGTTGTTTACCGCATGGGATTCGCGTCTACACGCCGTTTCGCACGCCAGTTCGTTACCCATGGTCACATTCTGGTCGACGGTAAACGTGTCGATATCGCTTCTTACCGTGTCAAACCAGGCCAGAAGGTCGAAATCCGCGAAAAGAGCAAGAACAACGTTCAAGTTGTCCGTGCGATCGAACTGACCAGCCAGACAGGTATGGCTCCGTGGGTCGACGTCGACGGCGAGAAGAAGTTCGGGATCTTTACCCGCCTGCCGGAGCGTGAAGAAGTTGTTATTCCAGTGGAAGAACGTTTCATCGTCGAGCTTTACTCGAAATAA
- the rpsK gene encoding 30S ribosomal protein S11 → MAKRKVTRKKVVKKNIARGIVHISASFNNTLVTVTDEMGNMIAWSSAGSLGFKGSKKSTPFAAQQAVEAAMEKAMVHGIKEVGIKVQGPGSGRETAVKSVGAIEGVRVTFMKDVTPLPHNGCRAPKRRRV, encoded by the coding sequence ATGGCTAAACGTAAAGTAACTCGTAAAAAAGTTGTCAAGAAGAACATTGCACGCGGTATCGTGCATATTTCTGCATCTTTCAACAACACGCTCGTTACCGTTACCGATGAGATGGGTAACATGATCGCTTGGAGTTCTGCTGGCAGCCTTGGTTTCAAAGGTTCCAAGAAGTCCACTCCGTTCGCAGCGCAGCAGGCGGTAGAAGCCGCTATGGAAAAAGCAATGGTACACGGCATCAAAGAGGTCGGTATCAAGGTTCAGGGTCCGGGTTCCGGCCGTGAAACAGCAGTGAAATCAGTTGGTGCGATCGAAGGTGTTCGCGTCACGTTCATGAAAGACGTTACTCCGCTGCCGCACAACGGTTGCCGCGCGCCGAAACGTCGTAGAGTGTAA
- the rpsM gene encoding 30S ribosomal protein S13 has translation MARIAGVDLPKKKRVEYGLTYIFGIGLHTSRLILDATGIDYNKRVYELSEDDVAAITKEIREKYMVEGDLRKQVAMDIKGLMDLGNYRGLRHRKGLPCRGQKTKTNARTRKGKRRTVGAA, from the coding sequence ATGGCACGTATTGCTGGTGTAGACCTTCCTAAGAAAAAACGCGTCGAGTACGGCCTGACCTACATTTTCGGTATCGGCCTTCATACGTCACGCCTGATCCTCGATGCGACTGGCATCGATTATAACAAGCGTGTCTACGAACTCTCCGAAGACGACGTTGCCGCGATCACGAAAGAGATCCGCGAAAAATACATGGTCGAAGGTGACCTGCGCAAACAAGTCGCAATGGACATCAAAGGCCTGATGGACCTCGGTAACTACCGCGGTCTCCGCCACCGTAAGGGACTGCCTTGCCGCGGTCAGAAAACGAAGACAAACGCACGTACCCGCAAAGGGAAGCGTCGTACTGTCGGCGCAGCGTAA
- the rpmJ gene encoding 50S ribosomal protein L36 codes for MKVRSSVKKMCDDCKVIKRKGIVRVICKNPKHKQRQG; via the coding sequence ATGAAAGTACGTTCTTCCGTCAAGAAGATGTGTGATGACTGCAAAGTCATCAAGCGCAAAGGGATCGTCAGAGTCATCTGCAAGAACCCTAAACATAAACAGAGACAAGGATAA
- a CDS encoding RDD family protein, with the protein MEQRYVSVWNRFLAYWIDMIVLNAFFGLFFAFPLLFGFESSGMSIVLAVTLSIAALLYMPLMHASSYQGTVGKLALGLRIVGPDGGRIAFLRAFIREIIKGFSFLFVLPLFVILFSKKRHALHDMAVGSSVLDRDSEGTGSYKSARNIATLFFIVTLLSSIGGMLFFASAAGSLLSQMGKIVSSSQPNMQTGLQTGAMHGGMNMHEGNVTYRIRYESHMEFGGSQSAPVPASASSGQGSDVTQQLFALVKGATDDDYKAVRLIVRGADVNARDDEGRTPLFYAMKQRHIEIVKVLVFKGADTRAKDNKGVSIRTLAKNDRALQRALRYGREQ; encoded by the coding sequence ATGGAGCAGCGCTATGTATCTGTTTGGAACCGGTTTTTGGCGTATTGGATCGATATGATCGTTCTCAACGCATTTTTCGGTCTTTTCTTTGCGTTTCCGCTTCTCTTTGGGTTCGAGTCTTCCGGGATGTCGATCGTACTCGCTGTGACCCTTTCGATCGCCGCGCTGCTTTATATGCCGCTGATGCATGCCTCGTCCTATCAGGGGACCGTCGGAAAGCTGGCGCTGGGGCTGCGGATTGTCGGCCCTGACGGTGGGCGTATCGCTTTTTTAAGGGCGTTTATCCGTGAGATCATCAAAGGATTCTCCTTTCTCTTCGTCCTGCCGCTTTTTGTCATACTGTTTTCAAAAAAGCGGCATGCATTGCATGACATGGCGGTCGGAAGTTCCGTGCTTGATCGGGATAGCGAGGGTACGGGCAGCTACAAGAGCGCCAGGAACATTGCGACCCTCTTTTTCATCGTGACGCTTCTCTCCAGTATCGGCGGCATGCTCTTTTTCGCCAGTGCGGCAGGGAGCCTGTTGTCGCAGATGGGAAAAATCGTCTCGTCGTCGCAGCCGAATATGCAAACGGGGCTACAGACAGGAGCTATGCATGGGGGTATGAACATGCATGAGGGGAATGTAACGTACCGCATCCGCTACGAATCGCATATGGAGTTCGGCGGCTCACAGTCGGCGCCCGTACCGGCAAGCGCTTCGTCCGGTCAGGGTTCGGATGTGACGCAGCAGCTCTTCGCCCTGGTCAAAGGGGCAACAGACGACGATTACAAAGCGGTGCGTCTCATTGTGAGGGGAGCGGACGTCAATGCCAGGGACGACGAAGGGCGCACACCGCTTTTTTATGCCATGAAGCAGCGGCATATCGAGATAGTCAAGGTGCTGGTCTTCAAAGGTGCGGATACGCGGGCAAAAGATAATAAAGGGGTATCCATCCGGACGTTGGCGAAAAATGACCGCGCGTTGCAAAGGGCGTTGCGCTACGGCAGGGAACAGTAA
- a CDS encoding multiheme c-type cytochrome, translating into MKGKRVLAGVVCVALACAMVTGANAKSDGHRGKKGRGGSGGTSTASYTLLAWNDLGMHCMDGKDFSVFSILPPYNTLNAQLIMKADGGEKHVTSGVTITYASAPSLDGKYNTTSVYDNRHNLKTNFWDYVGRLFLVSPAPDVGLTGNHTPEMTGHSLHYNAGENWWEATGLPITPYNDDGSKDYYPMIDVTAKDASGNVLATTKVVLPVSDEMDCRACHGSASGYSEAMPSSGWENDADLEKDFKWNILRLHDEEHPTAVSAHQAELQVAGYMSYDDAGLYTTAKNGNPVLCATCHSTNALGTAGVSGTKPLTEALHSLHAEVKDPVNGQPLNSSTNRDACYRCHPGATTKCLRGAMGKISSIQCQSCHGSMNAVGQHGRVGWLEEPNCQACHQDGKRYETAVTDMQTGTLRAALDTRFATNPNTPASGVSLYRFSTGHGDMQCSACHGSTHAIYPSSHTEDNLQSIAVQGHVGTIAECTACHDTVPATTSGGPHGMHSVGQSWVGAHEHAAEGNRAQCAVCHGSDYRGSFLSKTFSARSFSTEGGMKTFAAGHAVSCYDCHNGPGGD; encoded by the coding sequence ATGAAAGGCAAAAGAGTACTTGCCGGTGTCGTGTGCGTGGCTTTGGCCTGTGCTATGGTAACGGGGGCCAACGCGAAAAGCGATGGGCACAGAGGCAAAAAAGGCAGAGGTGGAAGCGGCGGTACGAGTACGGCTTCTTATACATTACTGGCCTGGAACGACTTGGGGATGCACTGCATGGACGGGAAGGACTTTTCGGTCTTTTCGATCCTGCCGCCCTACAATACGCTCAATGCGCAGTTGATTATGAAAGCTGACGGCGGTGAAAAGCACGTGACCTCCGGGGTCACTATCACCTATGCATCAGCACCGTCACTGGACGGGAAATACAATACGACGAGCGTCTACGACAACCGTCACAATCTCAAGACGAACTTTTGGGACTACGTGGGCAGACTCTTTCTTGTAAGCCCTGCCCCTGATGTCGGCCTGACGGGCAACCATACGCCGGAGATGACCGGGCATTCACTACATTACAATGCAGGGGAAAACTGGTGGGAAGCGACGGGGCTGCCGATCACGCCCTATAACGATGACGGCAGTAAGGACTACTACCCGATGATCGACGTAACGGCGAAGGATGCGTCGGGGAACGTGTTGGCGACTACAAAGGTCGTGCTACCGGTCAGCGACGAGATGGACTGCCGCGCCTGTCATGGCAGTGCCAGCGGCTATAGCGAGGCGATGCCTTCATCCGGATGGGAGAACGATGCCGATCTGGAAAAGGATTTCAAATGGAATATTTTGCGGCTGCACGATGAGGAGCATCCGACGGCGGTGAGCGCGCACCAGGCGGAACTACAGGTCGCGGGTTACATGTCTTATGACGATGCGGGGCTCTATACGACGGCCAAGAACGGCAACCCGGTGCTCTGTGCCACCTGCCACAGTACCAATGCCCTGGGGACAGCAGGGGTGAGCGGGACGAAACCGCTGACCGAGGCGCTGCACTCCCTGCATGCCGAGGTCAAAGATCCGGTGAACGGCCAGCCCCTGAACAGCTCGACGAACCGCGACGCCTGTTACCGCTGCCACCCGGGCGCGACGACGAAGTGTCTGCGCGGGGCGATGGGCAAGATCAGCAGTATCCAGTGCCAGAGCTGTCACGGCAGTATGAACGCCGTCGGACAGCACGGCAGGGTCGGTTGGCTGGAAGAGCCTAACTGCCAGGCATGCCACCAGGACGGGAAGCGGTATGAGACGGCGGTGACGGATATGCAGACGGGGACGCTGCGTGCGGCGCTCGACACCCGTTTCGCGACGAACCCGAACACGCCGGCGTCTGGGGTGAGCCTCTACAGGTTCAGCACGGGCCACGGCGACATGCAGTGTTCGGCCTGCCACGGCTCGACCCATGCCATCTACCCGAGTTCGCATACGGAGGACAACCTCCAGAGTATTGCCGTACAGGGGCATGTGGGGACGATTGCCGAATGTACGGCCTGTCATGATACGGTGCCGGCAACGACCAGCGGCGGGCCGCACGGAATGCACAGCGTCGGACAGTCTTGGGTGGGTGCGCATGAGCATGCCGCCGAAGGCAACCGCGCACAGTGCGCTGTCTGCCACGGCAGCGATTACCGCGGCAGTTTCCTCTCAAAGACCTTCTCGGCGCGCAGCTTCAGCACCGAGGGTGGGATGAAGACCTTCGCCGCCGGCCACGCGGTCAGCTGCTACGACTGCCACAACGGCCCTGGAGGGGATTGA